A single genomic interval of Agarivorans aestuarii harbors:
- a CDS encoding endo-1,4-beta-xylanase, producing MRQHAIKTGIFKVAALAAAFCSLQVNAAPLRDVVKGQDTFIGAALETRHLQDKQFAETLAREFNQLTPENEMKWSYLQPERGKFTFDKADKLVDFAQKNDMMVRGHALVWHIQNPDWLENGDFSKEEMLKIMEEHITAVVSHYKGKVKYWDVVNEALDDNGGWRPTLWYKALGEDYIAKAFEFAHEADPDAILVYNDYSTEGKSPKANAAYRLVKKLKEQGVPIHGIGTQAHLVVGVQPRVADIAANIERIKELGLEFHFTEIDMRMQDPATDRMLQQQANMYEDLANLTAYFDNVNFFTTWGISDKYSWIPHWFKGYDHGLMFDKQYQEKPAYTAVNKVFADKAQGKFDWEPPAPLADVGRRFEAFISNEAKQAMPLDGDIAKWKEAVFYPFAYNQLGGKDLTLPAESNISGRFALLFDDNTLYGRVERRDDKTVIGNKEQVWENDSVEVFLGFGEEFAQIRALVGEEFAPTAFQADIKNYWSEDGTVMEFSITPKQTDTLSGTTLGFNIALADNDAGPEAGRSAQLYPVPGTNNGWQGHDFGEVFFTAQNTEISDKLKGQVVSFKAEPVDGLDATSAFDLSQWENAYHYPFAFNQLNPINQTPPSQDIIHGTWRVAYSGNTLHGVVHRHDNKTVTTGDDWQADNIEIFIKVGEEFVQLRSIVGQDFQENTFPGKRVAKWNEDGTIMQFSIELPVDSLAGKTIDWNIALADNDDGESRSSQLYPVPGNNTAYLGEQLTILEFVK from the coding sequence ATGCGTCAGCATGCTATTAAGACAGGAATTTTTAAAGTGGCGGCGCTTGCTGCTGCATTTTGCAGCTTACAAGTAAACGCTGCACCGTTAAGAGATGTAGTAAAAGGTCAAGATACCTTCATTGGTGCGGCCTTGGAAACTCGCCACCTTCAAGACAAGCAATTCGCTGAGACACTGGCTCGCGAATTCAACCAACTAACCCCCGAAAACGAAATGAAGTGGAGCTACTTGCAGCCAGAGCGTGGCAAGTTCACCTTTGATAAAGCTGACAAGCTGGTAGATTTTGCTCAAAAGAACGACATGATGGTTCGAGGCCACGCCTTGGTATGGCACATTCAAAACCCTGATTGGTTAGAAAATGGCGACTTCTCTAAAGAAGAAATGCTAAAAATCATGGAAGAGCACATTACTGCCGTAGTAAGCCACTACAAGGGTAAAGTGAAATACTGGGACGTAGTGAACGAAGCCTTAGACGACAACGGTGGCTGGCGCCCAACCCTTTGGTACAAAGCCCTAGGTGAAGACTACATTGCCAAGGCATTCGAGTTTGCCCATGAAGCCGATCCCGATGCCATTTTGGTTTACAACGATTACTCTACTGAAGGTAAATCACCTAAAGCCAACGCGGCTTACCGCTTAGTGAAAAAGCTAAAAGAGCAAGGTGTGCCAATTCATGGTATTGGTACTCAAGCCCACTTGGTGGTTGGTGTTCAGCCACGTGTAGCCGACATTGCAGCTAACATTGAACGTATTAAAGAATTAGGTTTAGAGTTTCATTTCACCGAAATCGATATGCGTATGCAAGACCCCGCTACCGACCGCATGTTGCAGCAACAAGCAAACATGTATGAAGATTTAGCTAATCTAACAGCTTATTTTGATAACGTTAACTTCTTCACTACTTGGGGTATTAGTGACAAATACAGCTGGATCCCTCATTGGTTTAAAGGCTACGACCACGGTCTAATGTTTGATAAGCAATACCAAGAAAAGCCAGCTTACACAGCGGTAAATAAAGTATTTGCCGATAAAGCCCAAGGCAAATTTGATTGGGAGCCACCAGCACCATTAGCTGATGTAGGTCGTCGCTTCGAAGCATTTATTAGTAACGAAGCTAAACAAGCTATGCCACTAGACGGCGACATTGCCAAGTGGAAAGAAGCAGTATTTTATCCATTTGCCTACAATCAATTAGGCGGTAAAGATTTAACCTTACCAGCAGAGAGTAACATTTCAGGTCGCTTTGCTTTGCTTTTTGATGACAACACCCTTTATGGACGTGTAGAGCGTAGAGACGACAAAACCGTTATCGGTAACAAAGAGCAAGTTTGGGAAAATGACTCTGTAGAAGTATTCCTAGGTTTTGGTGAAGAGTTTGCACAAATTCGTGCGCTAGTTGGTGAAGAGTTTGCTCCTACTGCCTTCCAAGCAGATATCAAAAACTATTGGAGTGAAGATGGCACAGTAATGGAATTCTCTATTACGCCAAAACAAACTGATACGCTATCTGGCACTACCTTAGGCTTTAACATTGCTTTGGCTGACAATGATGCTGGCCCAGAGGCAGGTCGCTCTGCTCAGCTTTACCCAGTTCCTGGTACTAACAACGGCTGGCAAGGTCATGATTTTGGTGAAGTATTCTTTACTGCTCAAAACACTGAAATCAGCGATAAGCTAAAAGGTCAAGTAGTGAGCTTTAAAGCAGAACCTGTTGATGGCTTAGATGCGACAAGCGCCTTTGATTTATCACAATGGGAAAATGCTTACCACTACCCATTTGCCTTCAACCAACTTAACCCGATCAACCAAACGCCACCGAGCCAAGACATTATTCATGGCACTTGGCGAGTAGCATACTCTGGCAATACTTTGCATGGTGTAGTTCACCGCCATGACAATAAAACGGTAACTACTGGCGATGATTGGCAAGCCGACAACATTGAAATTTTCATCAAGGTTGGAGAAGAGTTTGTACAATTGCGCAGCATTGTGGGCCAAGACTTCCAAGAAAACACCTTCCCAGGTAAGCGTGTTGCTAAGTGGAATGAAGATGGCACCATCATGCAATTCTCAATTGAGCTGCCAGTAGACAGTTTGGCGGGTAAAACCATTGACTGGAACATTGCACTAGCAGATAACGACGATGGCGAGTCTCGTAGTTCGCAGCTATACCCTGTTCCAGGTAACAACACTGCCTACCTAGGTGAGCAACTTACGATTTTAGAATTCGTTAAATAA
- a CDS encoding thioredoxin family protein, whose product MSFELFKKVFFTLVLIALGGAALSYIFIYHVHGRGVSAKDGWLFDIQGYHQGIRESKLTEKPLFLYLRRQACQRCIAFEYDYLNNPQIKRMLEDYVKVQVDIDTDRTHERFADQFNLNTYPSLFVMFDPEHHVSSYLVLEMNQIWVAQDTLQKGNFMPLSEASFSLSVTRATILARKAANMEEPSGETPP is encoded by the coding sequence ATGAGCTTTGAGCTATTCAAAAAAGTCTTCTTTACTTTGGTATTGATAGCCCTAGGTGGTGCCGCTCTTAGTTACATTTTTATCTACCATGTTCACGGCCGTGGCGTGAGCGCCAAAGACGGTTGGCTATTTGATATTCAAGGTTATCACCAGGGTATTAGAGAATCGAAACTCACTGAAAAGCCACTGTTTTTATATTTACGTAGGCAAGCCTGTCAGCGCTGTATTGCCTTTGAATATGACTATCTAAACAATCCTCAAATCAAACGCATGCTTGAAGACTATGTGAAGGTGCAGGTGGACATTGATACCGACCGCACTCACGAGCGTTTTGCCGACCAGTTCAACCTTAATACTTATCCATCTTTGTTTGTGATGTTTGACCCTGAGCACCACGTTTCAAGCTATCTAGTATTAGAAATGAATCAAATTTGGGTGGCGCAAGATACCTTGCAGAAGGGAAATTTCATGCCACTTTCTGAAGCAAGCTTTAGTTTATCTGTGACCCGTGCGACAATATTGGCTCGAAAAGCAGCCAACATGGAAGAACCAAGCGGTGAAACTCCACCTTAA
- a CDS encoding MipA/OmpV family protein, with amino-acid sequence MVDGLMDDDWGIAFGFRNATIPFRSETNTVADVMPLLYYKGERVYLDGLEAGYKIWKEDDFDISVMGRYRFFDIPSEYQNQIRGDGIDYGVRSQWRFKPDYSFNTELLSDDSGNFHGNLGLTWQKHYNRWYLAPYAIAHLKSNGYNTRYYGLELFEAQADIDLKAGIDMRYHVWRDFYLVGRLGGTYYGQEVRSVEIIDKDFQFESFLGISFFNQQYQTTEGDWPKGYLRVSHAWATPSNLGDIIHFKAEKDEYNNQLSSVFYGHLLSETLLGFPIDVYLTPGLAYHHSSEVQDPILEYVVAFKAYYTFTWPIRWRFGVAEGLSYVTNITYIEEVDLAEDGKGYKPSKLLNYLDFSLDVNLGDLFRKPEMEKMWLGYNIHHRSGIFENSSLFGRIKGGSNYQGIHFQWHW; translated from the coding sequence ATGGTTGACGGTTTAATGGATGACGATTGGGGCATCGCTTTTGGTTTTAGAAATGCCACTATCCCTTTTCGCTCAGAAACCAATACCGTTGCCGATGTTATGCCGCTGCTTTATTACAAAGGCGAACGTGTATACCTAGACGGCTTAGAAGCCGGCTACAAAATATGGAAAGAGGACGACTTTGATATCTCTGTTATGGGCCGCTATCGCTTCTTCGACATTCCTTCTGAATATCAAAACCAAATTCGCGGCGACGGCATTGATTACGGTGTTCGCAGCCAATGGCGCTTCAAACCAGATTATTCTTTTAACACCGAGCTTTTAAGCGATGACTCAGGTAATTTTCATGGCAACTTGGGCCTTACTTGGCAGAAGCATTACAACCGCTGGTATTTAGCGCCCTACGCAATCGCACACCTAAAAAGCAATGGATACAATACCCGCTACTACGGCCTCGAACTTTTTGAAGCTCAAGCTGATATAGATTTAAAAGCCGGTATCGATATGCGCTACCACGTATGGCGAGATTTCTATCTAGTGGGTCGTTTAGGTGGTACTTATTACGGGCAAGAAGTTCGCAGTGTAGAAATCATCGACAAAGATTTTCAGTTTGAAAGCTTTCTCGGCATTAGTTTTTTCAATCAACAATATCAAACCACCGAAGGTGACTGGCCAAAAGGTTACTTGAGAGTCTCCCATGCTTGGGCTACCCCTTCTAACCTAGGCGATATCATCCACTTCAAAGCCGAAAAAGATGAATATAACAACCAGTTAAGCTCGGTGTTTTATGGTCACTTACTCAGTGAAACTTTGCTCGGCTTCCCGATTGACGTTTACCTAACGCCAGGCTTGGCTTATCACCACAGCTCGGAAGTACAAGACCCTATTCTAGAATACGTAGTGGCCTTTAAAGCCTACTACACCTTCACTTGGCCAATTCGTTGGCGTTTTGGTGTAGCAGAGGGTTTATCTTACGTCACCAACATCACCTATATTGAAGAAGTCGATTTAGCCGAAGACGGAAAGGGATACAAGCCAAGCAAGTTGCTCAACTATTTGGACTTTTCTTTAGATGTAAACCTAGGGGATTTGTTTAGAAAACCAGAAATGGAAAAAATGTGGTTGGGTTATAACATCCACCACCGCTCGGGCATCTTCGAGAACTCATCGCTGTTTGGTCGAATTAAAGGTGGCAGTAATTATCAAGGCATCCACTTTCAGTGGCATTGGTAA
- the rimI gene encoding ribosomal protein S18-alanine N-acetyltransferase: MAADMCSDLKTSLSPLSVMDVPMMLNIEQQAHSHPWSRALLTSNFGGLYRNLGLWQDDCLLAYIILRVVAGEAELINIAVTPEQQGKGLGTQLMQAMLAMAYEQDWQQILLEVRESNASAQKLYLRFEFQQIDRRKGYYPCDKKGREDALIMQRFC; this comes from the coding sequence ATGGCAGCAGATATGTGCTCAGATCTTAAAACAAGCCTAAGCCCTCTATCGGTGATGGATGTGCCGATGATGCTAAACATAGAGCAACAAGCGCATTCGCACCCATGGAGCCGCGCTTTACTCACCAGTAACTTTGGTGGTTTGTATCGAAACCTTGGCCTTTGGCAAGACGACTGCTTATTGGCTTACATTATTTTGCGGGTGGTGGCTGGCGAGGCTGAATTGATTAATATTGCGGTAACGCCCGAACAGCAAGGTAAGGGCTTAGGCACCCAGCTTATGCAGGCCATGCTAGCGATGGCTTATGAGCAGGATTGGCAACAAATTTTGCTGGAAGTAAGAGAAAGCAATGCTAGCGCTCAGAAGCTTTATCTGCGTTTTGAGTTTCAGCAAATAGATCGCCGCAAGGGCTATTATCCATGCGATAAAAAAGGGCGTGAAGACGCCCTTATTATGCAACGATTCTGCTAG
- a CDS encoding DNA polymerase III subunit psi has protein sequence MIDKQARQYLQEMDIDVWLKRATPVSKTLRASPSWPLVLIIEPAVLELHLALFKGIVAAMKLEWADIHICSAAHFPEAIDTWVLWADPLSTAPKHSKILFCDPQQLASDKQAKRILWQQICAQILKQA, from the coding sequence ATGATAGATAAACAAGCGCGGCAATACCTGCAAGAGATGGATATCGACGTATGGCTCAAGCGGGCCACTCCGGTAAGCAAAACTCTGCGAGCGTCGCCGTCTTGGCCGCTAGTGCTAATTATAGAGCCTGCAGTTTTAGAGCTGCATTTAGCGCTGTTTAAAGGCATTGTTGCTGCGATGAAGCTAGAGTGGGCCGATATTCATATTTGTAGTGCTGCGCATTTTCCAGAAGCTATCGATACTTGGGTGTTATGGGCCGATCCTTTGAGCACCGCACCTAAGCATTCTAAAATTTTGTTTTGCGACCCACAGCAGTTGGCTAGCGATAAACAAGCTAAGCGTATTTTATGGCAGCAGATATGTGCTCAGATCTTAAAACAAGCCTAA
- the rluF gene encoding 23S rRNA pseudouridine(2604) synthase RluF, producing MSASNEKRLNKFISDSGFCSRREADKLIEQQRVTINGQKPELGTKVQPGDKVAVDGKLIKAIASNKSDRVYIAYNKPIGITSTTERHVKGNIIDAIGHKQRIFPIGRLDKPSEGLIFLTSDGDIVNKILRAENAHDKEYVVTVDKPLSERFVERMQRGVPILDTVTKPCKVKVNSKFVFTIVLTQGLNRQIRRMCEYLGYEVTKLKRTRIMNVHLDKLRPGQWRNLTDAEMAEINQAVAHSSKTAPETKAATEKKVFVNKAASNKARDKFKKARSQGANKATLSLKKK from the coding sequence GTGAGCGCATCAAACGAAAAACGTCTAAATAAATTTATCAGTGACTCGGGATTTTGTTCACGTCGTGAAGCCGATAAACTGATTGAACAGCAGCGAGTAACCATTAATGGTCAAAAGCCTGAGTTAGGGACTAAAGTTCAACCGGGCGATAAAGTTGCAGTAGACGGTAAACTGATAAAAGCTATCGCTAGCAATAAATCTGATCGTGTTTACATTGCCTACAACAAACCCATTGGCATCACCAGTACCACAGAGCGTCATGTTAAAGGCAACATTATTGATGCCATTGGTCATAAGCAGCGAATTTTCCCTATCGGCCGTTTAGATAAACCCTCTGAAGGGCTCATTTTTCTAACTAGTGACGGCGACATCGTGAATAAGATTTTGCGTGCCGAGAATGCTCACGATAAAGAATACGTGGTGACGGTAGATAAACCCCTAAGCGAGCGTTTTGTTGAACGGATGCAACGTGGCGTGCCGATATTAGATACCGTGACTAAGCCCTGTAAGGTGAAGGTAAACAGCAAGTTTGTCTTTACCATTGTGCTTACTCAAGGCTTAAACCGTCAAATTCGCCGCATGTGTGAATACTTAGGTTATGAAGTTACCAAGCTTAAGCGCACCCGTATTATGAATGTGCACTTAGATAAACTTCGCCCTGGCCAATGGCGCAACTTAACAGATGCAGAAATGGCCGAGATTAATCAAGCTGTAGCCCATTCAAGTAAAACTGCACCAGAAACCAAAGCAGCCACCGAGAAAAAGGTGTTTGTGAATAAAGCGGCAAGCAACAAGGCGCGTGATAAGTTTAAAAAAGCGCGTAGCCAAGGGGCAAATAAAGCTACTTTAAGCCTAAAGAAAAAGTAA
- a CDS encoding HDOD domain-containing protein, which produces MTEQELLSRVNELPKVSSVVQQLVSMLNDPDCDFSMLAKKISMDQVISARVLRLSNSAHFGRSRTIASVNEAVIRLGIAPLKTMIVVSWLTSAFPKVPKLDMQTYWSDTFEIASITSKIAEKVRIDANEMFTAGILHNIGDLMVYTLAPDVAEQVALRVAEGEDRQAVQQELLGTTTAKLGAELARAWKFAPRLVDTIEFHVNPDAAKIEPLRALVLNFACRLHQDWDHLESKAAKIDYFASHANSGALVLPSSFYVSIDKIRGQGREMALQMAS; this is translated from the coding sequence ATGACCGAACAAGAATTACTATCCCGTGTGAATGAATTACCCAAAGTCTCCAGTGTGGTTCAGCAACTGGTTAGTATGCTTAATGACCCTGATTGCGACTTTAGCATGCTGGCAAAGAAAATATCCATGGACCAAGTGATTAGCGCGCGCGTATTGCGCTTGTCTAATTCAGCCCACTTTGGCCGCAGCCGAACCATTGCCTCGGTTAACGAAGCCGTTATTCGCTTGGGTATTGCCCCGCTCAAAACCATGATTGTAGTGTCTTGGCTTACCAGTGCCTTTCCCAAAGTGCCTAAGTTGGATATGCAAACTTACTGGAGTGATACCTTTGAAATCGCCAGTATTACCAGCAAAATCGCCGAAAAAGTACGTATTGATGCCAATGAAATGTTCACCGCGGGGATCTTGCATAACATTGGCGATTTGATGGTATATACCCTAGCTCCTGATGTAGCTGAACAAGTTGCCTTAAGAGTGGCAGAAGGTGAAGACCGACAAGCGGTGCAGCAAGAACTATTAGGCACTACCACCGCAAAACTGGGCGCCGAACTAGCACGCGCTTGGAAGTTTGCCCCTCGTTTGGTGGATACCATTGAGTTTCATGTAAATCCCGATGCCGCTAAAATTGAACCGCTGCGTGCCTTGGTGCTTAACTTTGCTTGTCGCCTACATCAAGATTGGGATCATTTGGAAAGCAAAGCTGCCAAAATTGATTACTTTGCCAGCCATGCAAATTCTGGCGCACTGGTATTGCCATCTTCTTTTTATGTGTCTATCGACAAAATCCGCGGCCAAGGCCGAGAAATGGCGCTGCAAATGGCGAGCTAG